One Danio aesculapii chromosome 22, fDanAes4.1, whole genome shotgun sequence genomic window carries:
- the LOC130216289 gene encoding natterin-4-like has translation MDISTRIVFALLLTISGGDLSPTFERAEFSESHHQRHPRGLVLIELKPSDENVINIDQTASDHNTSLEWVRSDRVPKDTVIVKDEGQQHYIAKQISNCELCLLKSNLKSCFQKVGPGDWKYVDISNYKDLMFLVNRDNFELLEWKKYTNNRFPPMSVVVCGQFIVKNLNMSSKTDGEVLVLNNDIKVQYLNVVEYQISSAVSTENPEVLKHFKASNRNCIASKHTVKLDQSIDKIYSYQIGKIRSIGINPEISVSGEIPTIAKVGGKLGLKFERTRSRLNTSSVLEKNLHSVSTDVEIPPNHSCTIDITSNTFKTNVPFTGEITRVYNNNQIRKALVTGMYIYQEVDEIETLVNRCQPLFGGRNCD, from the exons ATGGATATCAGCACAAGGATCGTGTTTGCTCTGCTGCTGACAATTTCAGGGGGGGATCTCAGTCCAACCTTTGAAAGAGCTG AGTTTTCAGAGAGCCACCATCAGCGTCATCCACGTGGACTGGTGCTCATTGAATTGAAACCTTCTGATGAAAATGTCATAAACATCGACCAGACAGCATCTGATCACAACACCAGCTTGGAGTGGGTCAGATCAGACAGAGTGCCAAAGGACACAGTTATTGTTAAAGATGAAGGACAGCAACATTACATTGCTAAACAAATCTCAAACTGTGAGCTTTGCCTTCTCAAGAGTAATTTAAAGTCGTGTTTTCAAAAGGTGGGCCCCGGGGATTGGAAATATGTGGACATTTCCAATTACAAAGACTTGATGTTTTTAGTGAACAGGGACAACTTTGAACTGCTGGAATGGAAGAAATATACCAATAATAGGTTTCCACCAATGTCAGTGGTGGTATGTGGGcaatttattgttaaaaatctgAATATGAGTTCAAAAACGGATGGGGAAGTGCTCGTCTTAAACAACGACATTAAAGTGCAGTATTTAAATGTTGTTGAGTATCAAATATCAAGTGCAGTGTCAACAGAAAACCCTGAAGTGCTTAAACATTTCAAAGCTTCCAACAGAAACTGCATTGCATCTAAACATACAGTAAAATTGGACCAAAGTATTGATAAAATATATTCTTATCAAATTGGTAAAATCCGTTCAATCGGAATCAACCCAGAGATTTCAGTCTCTGGTGAAATCCCAACTATTGCAAAAGTAGGAGGAAAACTTGGGCTTAAATTTGAGCGCACACGGTCACGTCTTAATACTTCGTCTGTACTTGAGAAAAACCTTCATTCTGTGAGTACGGATGTGGAGATTCCACCCAACCATTCCTGCACTATTGACATTACAAGCAATACCTTCAAAACCAATGTCCCGTTCACTGGTGAGATCACGAGAGTGTACAACAACAACCAAATACGAAAGGCCTTGGTCACTGGCATGTACATCTATCAGGAAGTAGATGAAATCGAAACACTTGTGAATCGCTGTCAGCCGCTTTTTGGTGGAAGAAATTGTGACTAA